From the genome of Primulina huaijiensis isolate GDHJ02 chromosome 11, ASM1229523v2, whole genome shotgun sequence:
TAATGTTTGCTGTGTAGCTGTAAATGCTTATCTTTAGACTCTGGTTTCTTACAATGATGAATGGTGTGTTGTCCTATTGGGTCTGGAGTACGATGAGTTTTTATAACCTGTGGAGACCCCTGCAATTGCTATCTTGTGCCCCTTTCATTTTTCACGTGAGTGAGAAAGACCACCGATATAAGTGAATATGACGTGGAACCATGAGTTGTCATTGTTGAAACATTTTCCGGAGACGAGTTTTTGTCCGTTGGATGACTTTATTTTGTTGGTACAATTTACAGTATGTGTCTTTTTATGTATTTGGACCGTTGATGTGAATTGCAGGTCTTGATTAAAATCTTTATATTGGTAATCGATGGGGCCTGTTTTCTTGCAGTTGGATGGCTGACATAAGATAAATGtgaatcaaatttttttgtggGTCCTTTGGGATTGTATGCGCCTtacgatatatatttttttgtgtgtgtgacCGTCTAGTGTCTTTTCACTTGCCCTATGATTGCAGAATGCTTTATGGTGTTGTGTATTGGGCCATGGGAATCCAATAACGTGAAGTCTTGATTGTGCAATATCCATTATTGAGTACTCGAACCTATATTTGCCTAATAATACCCTGTTTCCACCTTTGAACTTCCTCGGTTTGCCAATCATGCTTCCTCGTTATTGATATGATTGGCACTGGGGACCGACACCCCGTTTCTAAGTGGTGGCATGTTTAAATTAACTGGATTCATCATTTAACCGCTTTTCCCGCGACTTTCATGACCTAGCTCTGTTCGACACGTGTGCTTTACTCGTAATTGGTTCGTGTTTTAAAGGGAAAATGCGACATTTTCGAGTCAGTTATATTATGTGTATTAACTTTCGAGTCATTATATCATGTGAATTAATTCCACTTGCCTCGTGATTCAGCACTTTCTTTTTCGATGTACCTGTGGGTGTTTTGAACCTGCGCCATTTGGCAGTTTTACTTTACTCATTGACTCCTTTGAGAAAGGTTAAGACACTTGTCTTTTGGTGTGCTCACCCTTCTTTGTTCACACGCACGTGTTCAGTATTGATTTTGTGATATGCCGTCTCGCGTTAAATTGTTGAACatgtttcataattttataagatGACGAGTACGATTATTTTTGCAATTTGGGTTAATTATTTTTCGAAGATGAGTACAAATGCAAAGCCATTGTTAGTGAATCCCATTGTGCGTAGTTTTCTTGCATGGACTTGTGAGCTCGGGGCGTGATAAGGTCTGCATTTGTCACTCCTCCGACATAATTTATCATGTGAAAGTAACGTAGGAACGATTCGACAATCGCTTGTGCTGTTTCTAATTCATTTAGCTAATATACAAGTTATTTGATTAGTTCATCACCTAGAGTGAAGCTTGTAAGGGACCTATTGGTGCTGAGTGGAGATTAAGTTTTGTCTCAGATGTGGACTTCACTTCTCTTGTTGCGTAATACATTGAATATTGGACAACCACCATTGCCTCTCAGTGATGTAATTAGCATGATAGGTCGACGGTcagatattttttatgaatatatgGCTATATACAGTTAGCTCTAGTAGTCTCAAAgagaatgaaataaaatttctacCAATTTAAGGAAACCCATTGTTCTTTTGTTATCATGTATGTATAATGCATAAATATTGGTTAGCATGGGTTTGTGTTGCTCAAACTTTATCtggtttaatatattatttcaaatgATGGCTACATACTTTTCACTAGCCCTTTATTCCTCTTGcctcttttttttatttcacatCCGTCTCACAAAGCTCTCTTGCTGGGacatatttatcttttttaaaatttaaagctAGGGTGTAGATCAGTTTGGTTTCAGTGGTTTCGGTTTCAGAAATTTAGAAATCGTCGGTTTTGGCTTGAGTAATTTAGAAAATTTCGGTTTTGATTCTGTTTTAAATCAGTTTTGATTCAGGTTCAGCTCGGTCTTTTGCCTTAAACCACAAAAATTGTATATGGTTCTGTTTTGATATTCAATGCACATTTTGGTATCTTCAAATTGCAAACCAAACTGAATTTTCTGGTTTCTCATGTACACccgtaatttaaaaaaaaaacatgcgaTCGAGTGTCAAAGGTTCGATCATGTTTGACTGTTTATGCTTCTATCCATCTTTCATGAAGGGGAAGCCAAAAGAAATTCCATTTGCCTTTAATGGTCTTTGGTTGAGGAGTTAAAGTTTGTGGTTTCCACCTTTTATTTGAAAATGCTCATTATTCATAGTTATGTAGTCATCATTATATCACACTTTTTGTTTGCTTTTGTAACCATTGCATCTACTGAATATTTTAAAAGCTCTTGTatatttgataaaaaatttgacattctcttcattttcttgaCTCAGATGGATTCAGTAAAACGTTCAGAGGTCACCCCAAGTAAGAGTCGTTTGGCACGCACTTTTGCCAAGGTTTTACACATTCGAGCTGTGGCAGGGATATCATCAGATGATGGAATTCATGAAAAGACGAAATCCTGTGAAAAgttaaagaaaaatcaaaagaagGATGCGTCTGTTCCTTTATATAATGATGATGACGAGGAACGACAGAAAAGGGTGGTTAAGGAAGCGTTTCTTGCAAAGCTTTTTGCCAGTTTATCTTCCTTTAAAGCTGCATATGCTCAGTTGCAATTTTCTCAGTTTCCATATGATGTTGAGGGGATTCAATCTGCAGATCAGATAATCGTACTGGAGCTAAAAAATTTGTCTGAACTGAAACAATCTTACTTGAAAAAACAGTTGGACGAAAGTTCTCTAGAGACCAGTCTACTGTTGTCTGAAATTCAAGAGCAAAAGAGTGTTCTGAAAACATACGAGATTACAAGTAAGAAGTTGGACTCTCAACTTAAACTTAAAGACTCTGAAATCATCTTTCTGAAAGAGAAATTTGTGGAGGCGAGTGTGGATAATAAATCAATCGAGAAGAGAATAAACTCAAGCGGGCAGTTCATTAAGCTTGAAAATAATGAGTTGTCAAGCTTAAGGGTGAGCCATTTCATTGCTTATACTCGGCAAACTATTAAATCGGTAAGGGCCTTTGTGCGGTTGCTAGCTAGTGAAATGGAATCTGCAAACTGGGATTTGGATGCTGCAGCTTGCTCTATTGAACCGGGAGTTTCGTTTTGGAAAAAGAATCATATATGCTTTGCATTTGAATCTTTTGTATGCAGAGAAATGTTCGATTGCTTCAGTTATGACAACTTCTCTACCCATCCCGAGTCTTCTTCCGAGCAGAAAAAGCGACCCAACTTAAATTTcgacatattttgtgagatgaaatCTATGAGACCAGCAGATTATTTAGCTTGGAAACCGAAGTCAACTTTTGCTTCTTTTTGCCGTGCAAAATACCTGAAACTCATGCATGCGAAAATGGAAGCTTCTCTGTTTggtgatttgaatatgaggaaTCTGTTGAGTTCCGGTGAAATCCCAGAGACACCATTCTTCTCCGCGTTCGCTGAAATGGCAAAACGTGTTTGGCTCCTTCATTGCTTGGCTTTATCATTTGATCCTGAGGTCTCTATCTATCAAGTGAAAAAGGCGAGTCGTTTTTCGGAAGTTTTAATGGAGAGCGTAAACGAGGAGGCTTTCTTCTTGTCAGACGGCACTCCTGAAACTGATCCGCGTGTGGGTTTCACTGTGTTTCCGGGCTTCAAGATCGGAAAGACTGTTGTTCAATGCCATGTGTATCTCTGCTGATGTCGATGCCTAGTGAGATGCCATAAGATTCGATCATGGGCTCGTAACATCAAAGATTGCACCGGAGATCTTTGTGTTTATCACtatagttatttttttattcatatcgAATGATTCCTCGAGAGTAATTGACATGGCTTGCCTGGCGTGAGAACCTTTTGTGACCATTTAGGATTATCAGGGGACGTGGGGAGATTCCTTGCACTTGGAGCTCTCACAAGTTTTGCCAATGTATCTGGTTGGAAGTGGAAACTGTACATTCTAGTACTCTTGTCATTTTATACTTTTGTTTTTGGATTAATAAGCACATGATAGATTATTTGTTTTTCTAGCTTTAGCATGATTTCACTTGTTTTATTAgttaaaatttttgttaaatattttatcatgtacctttatttatttagactcttgaaatattttaaacaattattatCTCTTATGTTTGACTCACTTATCCGGTTTTATATCACAAAGGTAGTGACTACGGATTTtttgtcataatttttttttaaccttgTAATGAaagcaaaataaatattatatttggttCACTTATTCAAGATTTACGCATTGTTCACCGTAGAGTACTGGTCGCGAATTCTTTGTTCTATTCTTGGTTTCATGCCTCGATTATTCTTCGTTTTAAACTCGAAACGAGGGAAGAAGGCCGATGTGTGTACAAATCCCAAATCGAACGAAACTTGAAGCAGATTCCCACaagtttttctttaaattatgattttttttctctctaaaCGTGTCATTCTCCGTGGCACACGTGTCTGTTTATAAATATgattagagagagagagagagagagagagagagagagagagagagagagagagagagagagagNNNNNNNNNNNNNNNNNNNNNNNNNNNNNNNNNNNNNNNNNNNNNNNNNNNNNNNNNNNNNNNNNNNNNNNNNNNNNNNNNNNNNNNNNNNNNNNNNNNNNNNNNNNNNNNNNNNNNNNNNNNNNNNNNNNNNNNNNNNNNNNNNNNNNNNNNNNNNNNNNNNNNNNNNNNNNNNNNNNNNNNNNNNNNNNNNNNNNNNNNNNNNNNNNNNNNNNNNNNNNNNNNNNNNNNNNNNNNNNNNNNNNNNNNNNNNNNNNNNNNNNNNNNNNNNNNNNNNNNNNNNNNNNNNNNNNNNNNNNNNNNNNNNNNNNNNNNNNNNNNNNNNNNNNNNNNNNNNNNNNNNNNNNNNNNNNNNNNNNNNNNNNNNNNNNNNNNNNNNNNNNNNNNNNNNNNNNNNNNNNNNNNNNNNNNNNNNNNNNNNNNNNNNNNNNNNNNNNNNNNNNNNNNNNNNNNNNNNNNNNNNNNNNNNNNNNNNNNNNNNNNNNNNNNNNNNNNNNNNNNNNNNNNNNNNNNNNNNNNNNNNNNNNNNNNNNNNNNNNNNNNNNNNNNNNNNNNNNNNNNNNNNNNNNNNNNNNNNNNNNNNNNNNNNNNNNNNNNNNNNNNNNNNNNNNNNNNNNNNNNNNNNNNNNNNNNNNNNNNNNNNNNNNNNNNNNNNNNNNNNNNNNNNNNNNNNNNNNNNNNNNNNNNNNNNNNNNNNNNNNNNNNNNNNNNNNNNNNNNNNNNNNNNNNNNNNNNNNNNNNNNNNNNNNNNNNNNNNNNNNNNNNNNNNNNNNNNNNNNNNNNNNNNNNNNNNNNNNNNNNNNNNNNNNNNNNNNNNNNNNNNNNNNNNNNNNNNNNNNNNNNNNNNNNNNNNNNNNNNNNNNNNNNNNNNNNNNNNNNNNNNNNNNNNNNNNNNNNNNNNNNNNNNNNNNNNNNNNNNNNNNNNNNNNNNNNNNNNNNNNNNNNNNNNNNNNNNNNNNNNNNNNNNNNNNNNNNNNNNNNNNNNNNNNNNNNNNNNNNNNNNNNNNNNNNNNNNNNNNNNNNNNNNNNNNNNNNNNNNNNNNNNNNNNNNNNNNNNNNNNNNNNNNNNNNNNNNNNNNNNNNNNNNNNNNNNNNNNNNNNNNNNNNNNNNNNNNNNNNNNNNNNNNNNNNNNNNNNNNNNNNNNNNNNNNNNNNNNNNNNNNNNNNNNNNNNNNNNNNNNNNNNNNNNNNNNNNNNNNNNNNNNNNNNNNNNNNNNNNNNNNNNNNNNNNNNNNNNNNNNNNNNNNNNNNNNNNNNNNNNNNNNNNNNNNNNNNNNNNNNNNNNNNNNNNNNNNNNNNNNNNNNNNNNNNNNNNNNNNNNNNNNNNNNNNNNNNNNNNNNNNNNNNNNNNNNNNNNNNNNNNNNNNNNNNNNNNNNNNNNNNNNNNNNNNNNNNNNNNNNNNNNNNNNNNNNNNNNNNNNNNNNNNNNNNNNNNNNNNNNNNNNNNNNNNNNNNNNNNNNNNNNNNNNNNNNNNNNNNNNNNNNNNNNNNNNNNNNNNNNNNNNNNNNNNNNNNNNNNNNNNNNNNNNNNNNNNNNNNNNNNNNNNNNNNNNNNNNNNNNNNNNNNNNNNNNNNNNNNNNNNNNNNNNNNNNNNNNNNNNNNNNNNNNNNNNNNNNNNNNNNNNNNNNNNNNNNNNNNNNNNNNNNNNNNNNNNNNNNNNNNNNNNNNNNNNNNNNNNNNNNNNNNNNNNNNNNNNNNNNNNNNNNNNNNNNNNNNNNNNNNNNNNNNNNNNNNNNNNNNNNNNNNNNNNNNNNNNNNNNNNNNNNNNNNNNNNNNNNNNNNNNNNNNNNNNNNNNNNNNNNNNNNNNNNNNNNNNNNNNNNNNNNNNNNNNNNNNNNNNNNNNNNNNNNNNNNNNNNNNNNNNNNNNNNNNNNNNNNNNNNNNNNNNNNNNNNNNNNNNNNNNNNNNNNNNNNNNNNNNNNNNNNNNNNNNNNNNNNNNNNNNNNNNNNNNNNNNNNNNNNNNNNNNNNNNNNNNNNNNNNNNNNNNNNNNNNNNNNNNNNNNNNNNNNNNNNNNNNNNNNNNNNNNNNNNNNNNNNNNNNNNNNNNNNNNNNNNNNNNNNNNNNNNNNNNNNNNNNNNNNNNNNNNNNNNN
Proteins encoded in this window:
- the LOC140987562 gene encoding protein GRAVITROPIC IN THE LIGHT 1-like isoform X1; translated protein: MLIIHSYVVIIISHFLFAFVTIASTEYFKSSCIFDKKFDILFIFLTQMDSVKRSEVTPSKSRLARTFAKVLHIRAVAGISSDDGIHEKTKSCEKLKKNQKKDASVPLYNDDDEERQKRVVKEAFLAKLFASLSSFKAAYAQLQFSQFPYDVEGIQSADQIIVLELKNLSELKQSYLKKQLDESSLETSLLLSEIQEQKSVLKTYEITSKKLDSQLKLKDSEIIFLKEKFVEASVDNKSIEKRINSSGQFIKLENNELSSLRVSHFIAYTRQTIKSVRAFVRLLASEMESANWDLDAAACSIEPGVSFWKKNHICFAFESFVCREMFDCFSYDNFSTHPESSSEQKKRPNLNFDIFCEMKSMRPADYLAWKPKSTFASFCRAKYLKLMHAKMEASLFGDLNMRNLLSSGEIPETPFFSAFAEMAKRVWLLHCLALSFDPEVSIYQVKKASRFSEVLMESVNEEAFFLSDGTPETDPRVGFTVFPGFKIGKTVVQCHVYLC
- the LOC140987562 gene encoding protein GRAVITROPIC IN THE LIGHT 1-like isoform X2; the encoded protein is MDSVKRSEVTPSKSRLARTFAKVLHIRAVAGISSDDGIHEKTKSCEKLKKNQKKDASVPLYNDDDEERQKRVVKEAFLAKLFASLSSFKAAYAQLQFSQFPYDVEGIQSADQIIVLELKNLSELKQSYLKKQLDESSLETSLLLSEIQEQKSVLKTYEITSKKLDSQLKLKDSEIIFLKEKFVEASVDNKSIEKRINSSGQFIKLENNELSSLRVSHFIAYTRQTIKSVRAFVRLLASEMESANWDLDAAACSIEPGVSFWKKNHICFAFESFVCREMFDCFSYDNFSTHPESSSEQKKRPNLNFDIFCEMKSMRPADYLAWKPKSTFASFCRAKYLKLMHAKMEASLFGDLNMRNLLSSGEIPETPFFSAFAEMAKRVWLLHCLALSFDPEVSIYQVKKASRFSEVLMESVNEEAFFLSDGTPETDPRVGFTVFPGFKIGKTVVQCHVYLC